From a region of the Haematobia irritans isolate KBUSLIRL chromosome 4, ASM5000362v1, whole genome shotgun sequence genome:
- the LOC142234209 gene encoding protein anon-73B1, whose product MEPANSLDKYNDDDFFSTLLKWGLYFGAFFQMGCILFSIFLPYASFYHINKLDSEDSKTIGSDSQPRRLHKARKQEKKKRR is encoded by the exons ATGGAACCAGCAAATAGTTTAGATAAATataatgatgatgatttttTCAGTACACTTTTGAAATGGGGTTTATATTTCG GAGCATTTTTTCAAATGGGATGCATcctgttttcaatttttttgccttACGCTTCATTTTACCATATCAACAAACTAGATTCTGAG GACAGTAAGACAATTGGCAGTGATTCGCAGCCTCGGCGTTTGCACAAAGCAAGGaagcaagaaaagaaaaaaaggcGCTAA